A region of the Triplophysa rosa linkage group LG5, Trosa_1v2, whole genome shotgun sequence genome:
GAGGTCACCTAACTTTTTAATCCGGGACCCTACTAGACGGGTATAATCAAGACCCACCAaacattcattctttttttgtcGACTAGTTTTTATTGTTACAGGTAATGGCAATATGATTTCAAACTGTATCCTTTATAAAAAATATCCAAAATGGTAAACAACACAAGGACAGCTCCTGAAAGACTTGAGTTACTGCCGTTTGGTGATTTTACACATCAGAAAAAATACACATACAGTCACCTGTTTGATGGTGGCAGGGTGACGTGTGATTGGCTCACTGGATCTGGCGTGTGAGTGTTGTTTGATGGGATCAACCTTCATCCTGTGAGCtgaggatgatgatgaagatgatgaagaagaAAGGGTGGTCTGCTGTAGAATCTCTTGCTCCTGTTGAAGAGCTTTAACAAACGCCGCCTTCAGACGATTGGTGTGCTCTGCCTTCACAGCCTTCCTCTGATTGGAGGACATGCACTGCTCACACAAGGTAGCTCCGCCCTTGTCTTTGCGCCAGCGACGGGTGAAGTCAGTTTGACACTGACAACAGCAGTAGGGCTCATGAGCGGAGACCACCAGCCCGGCGTACACACCCTGTTTACCtgacgaacacacacacacgattttGACAAGATGCATTCAGTTGTCCAGGTAAccaaacgcacgcacgcacacacacacacacacacgcacgcacgcacgcacgcacgcacgcacacacacactctcacacacacacacacacgcacgcacacaccaacacacatggtgggtttccatgttttatggggacattccatagacgcaacggtttttatactgtacaaacccctaacccaccccctaaactGTTTTCCAGTATAATCCAGTGGTGAGCTGTACCTCGGCCCAGGGAATCCAGAATGTTGTGCACCACCTCCTCCAGTCCCAGCAGATAAATGAACTCATTATTGGCGGCTGAAGGCAGAAAGTTGAACTGAGCGGCCGGTGGTTTGGGCGAAGGAATCTCCAGCAGAGTTTTCTCCAGCTGTTTGCGAAGAGCCAGTTTGGCTGCCGCCTGTCGACTGGCCGGAGAGTCGCTCACATTCGCTGGCTTGAGGTTTGCAGCCGAGGACTGTGGGAACATGAAACAAGGTCACATTCTGATATCTGATGAAGATGTTTACAT
Encoded here:
- the LOC130554543 gene encoding transcriptional repressor p66-alpha-like, translating into MYVRMMLMMNVVHQVISGRSSATLPPLVRGGQMSKAGSQMMMPPLVRGAHATTQQMSSSTPALLLAPNVQSHKLIQPGLIRVTNAPNGGLLLSISQSSAANLKPANVSDSPASRQAAAKLALRKQLEKTLLEIPSPKPPAAQFNFLPSAANNEFIYLLGLEEVVHNILDSLGRGKQGVYAGLVVSAHEPYCCCQCQTDFTRRWRKDKGGATLCEQCMSSNQRKAVKAEHTNRLKAAFVKALQQEQEILQQTTLSSSSSSSSSSAHRMKVDPIKQHSHARSSEPITRHPATIKQSPVQISRGVAAIRRIPHSFSPSSQLQNAVAAAALVSRPGVTMAYVNTSLSVQKSSSSSAERQREYLLDMIPSRSVSQTANVWK